One window from the genome of Mycolicibacterium gadium encodes:
- a CDS encoding arabinosyltransferase domain-containing protein, whose translation MTELRDRRDVKIARWVAMIAGLIGFVLSVATPLLPVVQTTATLNWPQEGQLNNVTTPLISLTPVSMTATVPCEVIRAVPPAGGMILGTAPKDGKQAALQALFVNVGRDRVDITDRNVVIASVSRARVQSAACQRIEITSSEAGTFATFAGLTDPDTGEDLTSGFPDPNLRPQIVGMFTDLTGPAPPGLSASAVIDTRFTTQPTVLKLTAMLLAIVATVIAVGALWRLDRLDGRRMQRAIPARWRTFSATDVAVVGGFLTWYVIGANSSDDGYILGMARIAGHAGYMSNYFRWFGSPEDPFGWYYNLLALMTSVSDASIWIRLPSLVAALVSWLLLSREVLPRLGPAVASSRAATWAAGLVLLAAWMPFNNGLRPEPIIAVGALITYVLIERAIISSRMTPAALAIVTAAFTLGVQPTGLIAVAALLAGGRPILRILVRRHRVVGTWPLVAPLLAAGTVILTVVFADQTFATVLEATRIRTDIGPNQEWYTENLRYYYLMLPTVDGSLARRFGFLITALSLFVSMFIMLRRKRVPGVARGPAWRLMGIILGTIFLLMFAPTKWTHHLGLFAAVGAAMAALATVLVSPAVLRWSRNRMAFVAAVLFVLALGFATHNGWWYVSSYGVPFNNAMPKIGGITLSTIFFALFAIAVVWAAWLHFTSPTRPEGRLTRALTAAPIPIAAGFMVVVFIASMLAGVARQYPTFSNAWSNLRAFTGGCALADDVLVEPDPNQGFMSPLAAGSWGPLGPLGGTDPVGFTSNGVPERTVAEALRRTLPQPGTDYDWDAPIELDTPGVNGSTVPLPYDLDPALVPVAGTYVEGPQQQSRLTSAWYELPAPDDAHPLVVVTAAGTITGDSVFNARTEGQTVELEYALPGPDGAPVPAGRLVPYDLGPIPSWRNLRFARSDIPADAIAVRVVAEDLSLTPGDWVAVTPPRVPELRSVQEFVGSEQPVLMDWEVGLAFPCQQPMLHANGVTDIPKFRITSDHDAKMESADTWQDGRNGGLLGITDLLLRAQVMATYLSQDWGRDWGSLRKFDTIVEAEPATLDFGTATHSGLYSPGHIRIKA comes from the coding sequence ATGACTGAGCTTCGGGACCGGCGGGACGTGAAGATCGCCCGCTGGGTGGCGATGATCGCCGGGCTCATCGGCTTCGTCCTGTCGGTCGCGACGCCGCTGCTGCCGGTGGTGCAGACCACGGCGACGTTGAACTGGCCTCAGGAGGGGCAACTCAACAACGTTACGACGCCGCTGATCTCGCTGACCCCGGTGTCGATGACGGCGACGGTGCCCTGCGAGGTCATCCGTGCGGTGCCGCCGGCAGGCGGGATGATCCTGGGCACCGCACCCAAGGATGGCAAGCAGGCGGCGCTGCAGGCCCTGTTCGTCAACGTCGGCCGTGACCGCGTCGACATCACCGACCGCAACGTCGTGATCGCCAGCGTGTCGCGCGCCCGGGTACAGTCGGCGGCCTGTCAGCGTATCGAGATCACCTCCTCGGAGGCCGGCACTTTCGCGACATTCGCCGGGCTGACCGACCCCGACACCGGCGAGGACCTCACGAGCGGCTTCCCCGACCCCAACCTGCGCCCCCAGATCGTGGGGATGTTCACCGACCTGACCGGGCCTGCGCCGCCGGGACTTTCGGCGTCGGCGGTCATCGACACCCGGTTCACCACGCAACCAACGGTGTTGAAGCTCACCGCGATGCTGTTGGCGATCGTCGCGACGGTGATCGCCGTCGGGGCGCTGTGGCGGCTGGACCGGCTCGACGGCCGGCGCATGCAGCGTGCCATCCCCGCACGGTGGCGCACCTTCAGCGCCACCGACGTGGCCGTCGTCGGTGGCTTCTTGACGTGGTACGTGATCGGCGCCAACTCCTCCGACGACGGCTACATCCTGGGCATGGCCCGCATCGCAGGCCACGCCGGTTACATGTCGAACTACTTCCGCTGGTTCGGCAGCCCCGAGGACCCGTTCGGCTGGTACTACAACCTGCTGGCATTGATGACGTCGGTCAGCGACGCCAGCATCTGGATTCGGTTGCCGTCGCTGGTGGCCGCCCTGGTCAGTTGGTTGCTGCTGTCGCGCGAAGTGCTGCCCCGGCTGGGCCCGGCAGTGGCGTCGAGCAGGGCGGCGACGTGGGCGGCCGGACTCGTCCTGCTGGCGGCGTGGATGCCGTTCAACAACGGACTGCGACCCGAACCGATCATCGCCGTCGGCGCGTTGATCACCTACGTGCTGATCGAGCGGGCCATTATCTCGAGCCGGATGACACCCGCTGCGCTGGCGATCGTCACGGCGGCATTCACGCTCGGCGTCCAACCGACTGGGCTGATCGCCGTGGCGGCGCTGCTGGCCGGCGGACGCCCGATCCTGCGGATCCTGGTGCGCCGCCATCGCGTCGTCGGCACATGGCCGCTGGTGGCGCCGCTGCTGGCCGCCGGCACAGTGATCCTCACCGTGGTGTTCGCCGATCAGACGTTCGCAACGGTGCTGGAAGCCACCAGAATTCGCACCGACATCGGCCCGAACCAGGAGTGGTACACCGAGAACCTTCGGTACTACTACCTGATGCTGCCGACCGTCGACGGCTCGTTGGCGCGCCGCTTCGGCTTCCTGATCACCGCGCTGTCGCTGTTCGTGTCGATGTTCATCATGTTGCGGCGCAAGCGTGTTCCCGGTGTAGCGCGTGGTCCGGCGTGGCGGTTGATGGGCATCATCCTCGGCACCATCTTCTTGCTGATGTTCGCGCCCACCAAGTGGACCCACCACCTCGGTTTGTTCGCAGCCGTGGGGGCGGCCATGGCGGCGCTGGCGACCGTGCTGGTGTCGCCGGCGGTACTGCGGTGGTCACGAAACCGGATGGCGTTCGTGGCGGCGGTGCTGTTCGTGCTTGCATTGGGCTTCGCCACCCACAACGGCTGGTGGTACGTGTCGAGCTACGGCGTCCCGTTCAACAATGCGATGCCGAAGATCGGCGGAATCACGCTCAGCACAATATTTTTCGCGTTGTTCGCGATCGCCGTGGTGTGGGCGGCGTGGCTGCATTTCACGTCCCCCACACGACCCGAGGGCCGCCTCACGCGAGCGCTGACCGCGGCGCCGATTCCGATCGCCGCGGGCTTCATGGTGGTGGTGTTCATCGCGTCGATGCTCGCTGGGGTCGCCCGCCAGTACCCGACGTTCTCCAACGCGTGGTCGAATCTGCGGGCATTCACCGGGGGCTGCGCGCTGGCCGACGACGTGCTCGTCGAACCCGATCCGAATCAAGGCTTCATGTCACCACTGGCCGCTGGCTCCTGGGGTCCGCTCGGCCCGCTGGGGGGCACGGACCCGGTCGGGTTCACATCCAATGGGGTGCCCGAACGCACTGTGGCCGAGGCGCTTCGGAGGACACTGCCCCAGCCGGGCACCGACTACGACTGGGACGCACCGATCGAACTCGACACCCCCGGGGTCAACGGGTCGACGGTGCCGCTGCCGTACGACCTTGACCCAGCCCTGGTTCCGGTAGCGGGTACCTACGTCGAAGGCCCCCAACAACAGAGCCGACTGACCTCAGCCTGGTATGAGCTGCCCGCACCCGACGATGCGCATCCTCTGGTTGTCGTCACCGCGGCGGGAACGATCACCGGCGACAGCGTCTTCAACGCCCGTACCGAAGGGCAGACGGTCGAATTGGAGTACGCGCTCCCGGGGCCCGACGGTGCGCCGGTACCGGCGGGCAGGCTCGTACCCTACGACCTCGGCCCCATCCCGTCCTGGCGCAATCTGCGGTTCGCCCGCTCGGATATCCCCGCGGACGCCATCGCGGTGCGAGTGGTCGCCGAGGACCTGTCGCTGACACCCGGCGACTGGGTCGCCGTGACGCCACCGCGGGTACCCGAACTGCGCTCGGTGCAGGAATTCGTCGGCTCCGAGCAGCCGGTGCTGATGGACTGGGAGGTCGGGCTCGCATTCCCGTGCCAGCAGCCGATGCTGCACGCCAATGGCGTCACCGACATTCCCAAGTTCCGGATCACGTCCGACCACGACGCCAAGATGGAGAGCGCCGACACCTGGCAGGACGGGCGCAACGGCGGCCTACTCGGCATCACCGACCTGCTGTTGCGGGCCCAGGTGATGGCGACCTACCTGTCGCAGGACTGGGGCCGCGATTGGGGGTCACTGCGCAAGTTCGACACCATCGTCGAGGCCGAACCCGCCACCCTCGATTTCGGCACCGCCACCCACAGCGGGCTTTACTCACCCGGACACATCAGGATCAAGGCATGA
- a CDS encoding MBL fold metallo-hydrolase — MTSDRVRLGGATLTRVIETQVDNLPTEVFPFTPSEVWREDTEFQPTYWDEDGWRIAMQIWVIQVDGQTVLIDTGAGNDKARPLMSVLDHLQTDFLGVLGRAGFDPADIDVVVNTHLHFDHVGWNTRREGEAWVPTFPNARYLVPEADYRHFCPDGPAQTSKPESPEAEATQQHVRTVFADSVSPVDGQVEMWSGDHQLSDSLWLRPAPGHTPGASVVWLDAGKPAVFVGDLTHCPMQLHRPNDPCAWDEDFDAAAVTRKRVLTEAARRRATVIPAHYPGHGGATVVARGDAFMVDDWLEFPPI; from the coding sequence ATGACATCGGACCGGGTTCGTCTCGGCGGCGCCACGCTCACGCGTGTCATCGAGACCCAGGTCGACAATCTGCCGACCGAGGTGTTCCCTTTTACGCCGTCGGAGGTCTGGCGCGAGGACACGGAGTTCCAGCCGACCTACTGGGATGAGGACGGCTGGCGAATCGCCATGCAGATCTGGGTCATTCAGGTCGACGGGCAGACCGTGCTCATCGATACCGGCGCGGGCAACGACAAGGCCCGACCACTGATGTCGGTGCTGGATCATCTGCAGACCGATTTCCTGGGTGTGCTGGGACGTGCGGGCTTCGACCCCGCCGACATCGACGTCGTCGTGAACACCCATCTGCACTTCGACCACGTCGGCTGGAACACCAGGCGCGAGGGTGAGGCCTGGGTGCCGACGTTCCCCAACGCGCGCTACCTGGTACCGGAAGCCGACTACCGGCATTTCTGCCCCGATGGTCCGGCGCAGACGTCGAAGCCCGAGTCTCCCGAAGCGGAAGCGACGCAGCAGCATGTCCGAACGGTGTTCGCGGACAGCGTGTCTCCGGTGGACGGCCAGGTCGAGATGTGGTCCGGCGACCACCAGCTCAGCGATTCGCTGTGGCTGCGTCCCGCCCCGGGACACACGCCGGGCGCTTCGGTGGTGTGGCTGGACGCGGGTAAGCCCGCCGTGTTCGTCGGCGACCTGACCCATTGCCCGATGCAGTTGCACCGGCCCAACGATCCGTGTGCGTGGGACGAGGACTTCGACGCCGCGGCGGTGACCCGGAAACGCGTGCTGACCGAGGCGGCGCGGCGGCGCGCGACGGTGATCCCCGCGCACTATCCGGGACATGGCGGCGCGACGGTGGTTGCGCGCGGCGACGCGTT